In Burkholderia sp. WP9, a genomic segment contains:
- a CDS encoding dienelactone hydrolase family protein: protein MSTTSRWIDIPAGNDSFGGYLALPKGGKGPAVIIIQEIFGVNSHIRSVADQYAQDGYVALAPDVFWRVQPRVELTYEGADREKGIELMQKTNVDQAVADIGAAAAALRAMPEVTGKVAAIGYCFGGRLAYLAAAQGTLDAAVAYYGGGIQNQLEEAAKIKVPMQFHYGELDAHIPPSAVGQIQERFAGRTDAEFNIYPNADHGFNCSDRASYNQRAAALAHGRTLTFLGERL from the coding sequence ATGAGCACCACTTCCCGATGGATCGATATTCCCGCCGGTAACGACAGTTTTGGCGGCTACCTGGCGCTGCCCAAAGGCGGCAAGGGACCGGCCGTCATCATCATTCAGGAAATCTTCGGCGTGAACAGCCATATCCGTTCGGTAGCGGATCAGTATGCGCAAGACGGCTACGTCGCGCTCGCGCCGGACGTATTCTGGCGCGTGCAACCGCGCGTGGAATTGACGTATGAAGGCGCTGATCGCGAGAAGGGCATCGAGTTGATGCAAAAGACTAATGTCGATCAGGCCGTGGCCGATATCGGCGCCGCGGCCGCCGCGTTGCGCGCCATGCCGGAAGTGACCGGCAAGGTCGCGGCGATCGGCTATTGCTTCGGCGGCCGGCTCGCGTATCTGGCCGCGGCGCAAGGCACGCTCGACGCAGCGGTCGCCTACTACGGCGGCGGCATCCAGAATCAGCTGGAAGAAGCCGCGAAGATCAAGGTGCCGATGCAATTCCACTACGGCGAACTCGACGCGCATATCCCGCCCTCGGCTGTCGGTCAGATCCAGGAACGCTTCGCCGGCCGCACGGACGCCGAATTCAACATCTATCCGAATGCCGATCACGGCTTCAACTGCTCGGACCGCGCCTCGTACAACCAGCGCGCCGCCGCGCTGGCGCATGGCCGCACGCTGACCTTCCTCGGCGAGCGTCTGTAA
- a CDS encoding MFS transporter: protein MSDRSPEVTALPAAHRDLSDTARQRARIATMAVFFIAGMMYASWGVHVPTVRDRFHLNAAMLSFALLAVAGGSIGAMAANASWIARVGTRRACLTGGLVMAVCAALILVVPTYWLLLVVLATFGAGMATLDVAMNAEASAVEKALGKPIMSSLHGMFSVGGMAGAAVGGALLSRGMAPAVHLALAAAVSAFVLIAACPSVLPHVPHADHPDSATPRANRWRSPALWALGAMALVALIAEGAMYDWATVYMRDVVLATPALASAAYAAFSGGMAAARFAGDAVRARFGAPQLVMASATLACVGMVGALLLPNAVAALIGFTLMGLGLANMMPVLFAAAASVKGIHAAEGLAHVAGLAYFGLLLGPVIIGAVTQVSSLPIGLSVVAICSAAIAVAGPKVLRRLKI from the coding sequence GTGTCAGACCGCTCTCCCGAAGTCACCGCCCTCCCCGCCGCTCACCGCGACCTGTCCGATACCGCACGGCAGCGCGCCCGTATCGCCACGATGGCGGTGTTCTTCATCGCCGGCATGATGTACGCGTCCTGGGGGGTCCATGTGCCGACGGTGCGCGACCGTTTCCATCTGAACGCGGCGATGCTCTCGTTCGCGCTGCTGGCCGTCGCCGGCGGCTCGATCGGCGCGATGGCGGCCAATGCTTCCTGGATTGCGCGCGTCGGCACGCGCCGCGCCTGCCTCACCGGCGGCCTCGTGATGGCCGTGTGCGCGGCGCTGATTCTGGTCGTGCCGACCTACTGGCTGCTGCTGGTCGTGCTGGCCACCTTCGGCGCGGGCATGGCCACACTCGATGTCGCGATGAACGCCGAAGCCAGCGCCGTCGAAAAAGCGCTCGGCAAGCCAATCATGTCGTCGTTGCACGGCATGTTCAGCGTCGGCGGGATGGCCGGTGCGGCGGTAGGCGGCGCGTTGCTGTCGCGCGGCATGGCGCCCGCGGTACATCTGGCGCTAGCCGCCGCGGTCAGCGCATTCGTTCTGATTGCCGCCTGTCCTTCCGTGCTGCCGCACGTGCCGCACGCCGACCATCCCGATTCCGCCACGCCGCGCGCCAACCGCTGGCGCTCGCCGGCATTGTGGGCGCTCGGCGCGATGGCGTTGGTCGCGCTGATCGCCGAAGGCGCGATGTACGACTGGGCCACCGTCTATATGCGCGATGTGGTGCTGGCCACGCCGGCGCTTGCGAGCGCGGCCTACGCGGCGTTTTCGGGCGGCATGGCGGCCGCGCGATTTGCCGGCGACGCGGTGCGCGCCCGCTTCGGCGCTCCGCAACTGGTGATGGCGAGCGCGACGCTCGCCTGCGTCGGGATGGTCGGCGCGCTGTTGCTGCCGAATGCGGTGGCGGCGCTGATCGGTTTCACGCTGATGGGTCTCGGCCTGGCGAACATGATGCCTGTGTTGTTCGCTGCGGCTGCCAGCGTAAAAGGCATTCATGCGGCGGAGGGACTGGCGCATGTTGCCGGACTCGCGTACTTCGGGCTGCTGCTCGGTCCGGTGATCATCGGCGCAGTGACCCAGGTGAGCAGTTTGCCGATCGGCCTCTCAGTGGTCGCCATCTGTTCCGCCGCGATCGCAGTCGCGGGCCCGAAGGTGCTGCGCCGTTTGAAGATCTGA
- a CDS encoding pyridoxamine 5'-phosphate oxidase family protein — protein sequence MNIPAHAPLHLLHTAAVGTLATHARQPEGFPYPSMLPFAPDPHHRPTILVSRLAEHTHNLHADPRAGFLAVDAPDGDVLSGQRVTLLGTFEPVDSTPEVVQRYLRYHPEAERYLVLGDFTFWTMRLERLRYIGGFGAMGWLDGAELDPLPPLAFDEENTLIEQSASHSGRASGLQLLGVDRYGADLKMNGVRSRFAFDDAKLNSGNLRAALEDCMQRYAN from the coding sequence TTGAACATTCCCGCTCACGCTCCGCTGCATCTGCTGCACACGGCCGCCGTCGGCACGCTCGCCACGCACGCGCGCCAGCCGGAAGGCTTCCCTTATCCGTCAATGCTGCCGTTCGCACCGGACCCGCACCATCGGCCGACGATCCTGGTGAGCCGACTCGCCGAGCACACCCATAACCTGCACGCCGACCCGCGCGCCGGCTTTCTCGCCGTCGACGCACCCGACGGCGACGTACTAAGCGGCCAACGCGTCACGTTGCTGGGCACCTTCGAACCGGTCGACTCGACGCCTGAGGTCGTGCAGCGCTATCTGCGCTACCACCCGGAGGCAGAGCGCTACCTCGTGCTCGGTGATTTTACGTTTTGGACAATGCGGCTCGAAAGGTTGCGTTATATCGGCGGTTTCGGCGCAATGGGGTGGCTGGACGGCGCCGAACTCGATCCATTGCCGCCACTTGCTTTCGATGAAGAGAACACGCTCATCGAACAATCGGCCAGTCACTCTGGACGCGCGAGTGGACTTCAACTGCTCGGCGTCGACCGATATGGCGCGGACCTGAAAATGAACGGCGTGCGTAGCCGTTTTGCTTTCGACGACGCGAAACTCAATTCCGGGAACTTGCGCGCGGCGCTCGAAGATTGCATGCAGCGCTACGCTAATTAG
- a CDS encoding high-potential iron-sulfur protein, translated as MKSSRRTFLITSIGVASTLALSRQAFADAPKVSESDPTAQALGYKADASKVDKAKFAKYAPGQDCGNCSFYQAKATDEYGPCPMFAGKQVASKGWCSAYNKKA; from the coding sequence ATGAAATCTTCCCGTCGTACGTTTTTGATCACCAGCATTGGTGTGGCATCCACCTTGGCGCTGTCGCGGCAGGCTTTCGCCGATGCACCGAAAGTCTCCGAAAGCGATCCGACTGCGCAAGCACTCGGCTACAAGGCAGACGCGAGTAAAGTCGACAAAGCGAAATTCGCCAAGTACGCGCCCGGCCAGGACTGCGGCAACTGCAGCTTTTACCAGGCCAAGGCGACCGACGAGTACGGCCCGTGCCCGATGTTCGCCGGCAAGCAGGTCGCGAGCAAAGGTTGGTGCAGCGCATATAACAAGAAGGCCTGA
- a CDS encoding collagen-like triple helix repeat-containing protein, with protein sequence MNRKFKLTAIAMCVTSMIILTGCGSTLNRPSVAGGAGSGSGGGSGSGGGTPTPTPTPTPTPTPTPTPTPTPTPTPTPTPTPTPTPTPTPTPTSANPIGVVVQNTGNVVTAAGQTVSAVGSQIGLTPIPGANPATTTALGNVVSNLGNGVTAVGTGVASGLGQLGNSTDPLGTTLASSSNLVQNAGQAVNSAGQLVTSLGSGPTAPLSPLTTPLGSTVSTLGNAVTGLGTQLGSQLTNGPIQQVTQTVSTAITPITSTLAQTTQTVGDTTGLGSPLNGLLSTIGHGLDSAGGKLSSATGNPIGQNLGNVVTKLGDTVTSAGGLLTAGAAGSGNPLGGITGILNPGSGGGTGSPLAPLTSILTALPGTLSGGLTGGSGTGGPLAPLTNVVSTLTGSLSGTGSGSPLAPLTGVVSSVTGALSGATNSGSNPLAPVTSAVSSLTGALGSATGSGSSGTANPLAPITGLLTTVTGALSGATTSAGGTTGGGLLGGLGALTTTRK encoded by the coding sequence ATGAATCGCAAATTCAAGCTGACGGCGATCGCCATGTGCGTCACGTCGATGATCATCCTGACGGGATGCGGAAGCACGTTGAACAGGCCGAGCGTGGCGGGTGGCGCGGGAAGCGGATCGGGTGGCGGTTCTGGCTCGGGTGGTGGGACGCCTACACCTACACCTACACCTACACCTACACCTACGCCTACGCCTACGCCGACGCCGACGCCCACACCAACGCCGACACCTACACCCACGCCAACGCCAACGCCCACACCAACGCCGACGCCGACCAGCGCCAACCCCATCGGCGTAGTCGTGCAAAACACCGGCAACGTGGTCACCGCCGCCGGCCAGACCGTCTCCGCTGTCGGCAGCCAGATCGGACTCACGCCGATTCCAGGCGCGAATCCGGCGACCACCACGGCGCTCGGCAACGTCGTGTCGAATCTCGGCAACGGCGTGACGGCCGTCGGCACCGGCGTGGCGAGCGGCCTCGGCCAGCTTGGCAACTCCACCGATCCACTCGGCACGACGCTCGCCAGCAGTAGCAATCTGGTCCAAAACGCAGGCCAGGCCGTCAACAGCGCCGGCCAGCTCGTGACCAGCCTCGGCAGCGGCCCCACCGCACCGCTGAGCCCATTGACCACGCCGCTCGGCAGTACGGTCTCGACGCTCGGCAACGCGGTCACTGGCCTCGGCACCCAACTCGGCTCGCAACTGACGAACGGCCCGATCCAGCAAGTCACTCAAACGGTCTCCACCGCGATCACGCCGATCACGAGCACGCTCGCGCAGACGACCCAAACCGTCGGCGACACGACCGGCCTCGGTTCACCGCTGAACGGCCTGCTCTCGACGATCGGTCATGGACTCGACAGCGCCGGCGGCAAGCTCAGCAGCGCGACCGGCAATCCGATCGGCCAGAACCTCGGCAACGTCGTGACCAAGCTCGGCGATACGGTTACGTCCGCCGGCGGCCTGCTCACAGCGGGTGCCGCCGGCAGCGGCAATCCGCTCGGCGGCATCACCGGCATTCTGAATCCGGGCAGCGGCGGCGGCACGGGCTCGCCGCTCGCACCGCTGACCAGCATCCTCACCGCGCTGCCCGGCACGTTGAGCGGCGGCCTGACGGGCGGCAGCGGCACCGGCGGCCCGCTCGCGCCGTTGACCAATGTGGTCAGCACCTTGACCGGCAGCCTCAGCGGCACGGGCTCCGGCAGTCCGCTTGCGCCGCTCACCGGCGTCGTGAGTTCGGTCACCGGGGCATTGAGTGGCGCGACGAACAGCGGCAGCAATCCGCTCGCGCCGGTGACCTCGGCCGTGTCGTCGCTGACCGGCGCGCTAGGCTCGGCCACGGGGTCGGGTAGCAGCGGCACGGCCAACCCGCTTGCACCGATCACCGGTTTGTTGACCACGGTCACCGGTGCCTTGAGCGGCGCGACGACGTCCGCCGGCGGCACGACGGGCGGCGGTTTGCTCGGCGGCCTCGGCGCGCTGACGACGACCAGGAAGTGA
- a CDS encoding nitronate monooxygenase — protein MSEVNFVTPFAERFGLRVPVVQAPMAGGATTPAMVAAVSNAGGLGFLAGAALSPEKIASEVAAIRALTDRPFGVNLFVLDPATPDDATVRTALEAIDPLRKELGLPPGAPLARYAPDFRAQLEMLIELRVPLASFTFGLLSAADVARLHANGLYVIGTATHVAEAVAWRDVGADAIAAQGAEAGAHRGTFIGAFEDALVGTMALVPQLVDATDLPVLAAGGIMDGRGIVAALALGAQAAVMGTAFLTCHESAIPQAWKTRVRSMSDTSTSVTRAITGRHARGIRNPLMQRLSETPQKIAPYPVQNALTQELRQTASRAENGDYLSLWSGQGAPLGRARREGLGAAELMSQLEREWREATARIAALER, from the coding sequence ATGAGTGAAGTCAATTTTGTGACGCCGTTTGCAGAACGTTTCGGGTTGCGCGTGCCCGTCGTGCAGGCGCCGATGGCGGGCGGTGCGACGACGCCGGCCATGGTCGCCGCGGTGTCGAACGCGGGCGGTCTCGGCTTTCTGGCGGGCGCGGCGCTCTCGCCCGAAAAGATCGCGAGCGAAGTCGCGGCGATCCGCGCGCTGACGGATCGTCCGTTCGGCGTGAATCTGTTCGTGCTCGATCCGGCCACGCCGGACGATGCAACTGTGCGTACCGCGCTCGAAGCGATCGACCCGCTGCGTAAAGAACTCGGTTTGCCGCCGGGTGCGCCGCTCGCACGCTACGCGCCGGACTTCCGCGCACAACTGGAGATGCTGATCGAATTGCGCGTGCCGCTGGCGAGCTTCACGTTCGGACTGCTCTCTGCCGCCGACGTCGCCCGGCTGCATGCCAACGGTCTATATGTAATAGGCACCGCGACGCATGTCGCCGAAGCGGTGGCCTGGCGCGACGTGGGCGCCGATGCGATTGCCGCGCAAGGCGCGGAAGCGGGCGCGCATCGCGGCACGTTTATTGGTGCATTCGAAGACGCGTTGGTCGGCACGATGGCGCTCGTGCCGCAACTCGTCGACGCAACCGACCTGCCGGTGCTCGCCGCCGGCGGCATTATGGATGGACGCGGCATCGTCGCCGCCCTCGCGCTCGGCGCACAAGCCGCGGTGATGGGCACCGCGTTTCTCACCTGTCATGAAAGTGCGATACCGCAGGCATGGAAAACCCGCGTGCGGTCCATGTCCGACACATCGACCTCGGTCACGCGCGCGATCACCGGCCGCCATGCGCGCGGCATACGCAATCCGTTGATGCAGCGGTTGAGCGAGACACCGCAGAAGATCGCGCCGTATCCCGTGCAAAATGCGTTGACGCAGGAACTGCGGCAAACCGCGAGCCGCGCGGAAAACGGCGACTATCTTTCTCTGTGGTCGGGCCAGGGTGCGCCCTTGGGGCGTGCGCGCCGCGAAGGTCTCGGCGCGGCCGAACTGATGAGTCAGCTAGAACGCGAATGGCGCGAAGCAACGGCGCGTATCGCCGCCCTCGAACGCTGA
- a CDS encoding MFS transporter, producing MTPASRSLHTRAVVAAVIGNALEWYDFTVFGFLTVVIAPLFFPDGNDYASLLLTTATFGVAFVMRPIGGIVLGLYADRAGRKAALSLVIALMTLGILLLAIAPPYSAIGIGAPLMIVAGRMLQGFSAGGEFGSSTALLIEAAPFSKRGFYGSWQMASQAAALLLGALVGALITRGLSPDALKSWGWRVPFILGLIIGPIGFYIRRNLADSEAFLLAQKTARRATLGEVFRSHSRDVLCGLGSVIALTVTIYVLISYLPTFAVNQLKLPYAQSFSAVIVGNLLLTVLSPLTGAWSDRIGRKGLSLWSLVITLVIIYPLFAWLAAEPSVSKLILVQALLSITLSGYYGPFGALIAELFPANVRSTGLSLAYNIAVMVFGGFGPFIVTWLINTTGSPLAPIYYVMGGLALSIVALACIPGKRHADLDAQRKPA from the coding sequence ATGACACCAGCGTCAAGGAGTCTTCATACGCGGGCCGTCGTCGCGGCTGTGATCGGCAATGCGCTCGAGTGGTACGACTTCACCGTGTTCGGTTTTCTGACGGTGGTGATCGCCCCATTGTTCTTCCCGGACGGCAACGATTACGCGTCGTTGCTGCTCACCACCGCGACGTTCGGCGTCGCGTTCGTCATGCGGCCAATCGGCGGCATCGTGCTCGGACTCTACGCGGATCGCGCGGGACGCAAAGCCGCGTTATCGCTCGTCATCGCGCTAATGACGCTCGGCATTCTGCTGCTCGCGATCGCGCCACCGTATTCGGCAATCGGCATCGGCGCACCATTGATGATCGTAGCCGGACGCATGTTGCAAGGCTTCTCCGCCGGCGGTGAATTCGGCAGTTCGACGGCGTTGCTGATCGAAGCGGCACCGTTCTCGAAGCGCGGCTTTTACGGCAGCTGGCAAATGGCAAGTCAGGCGGCGGCGCTGCTGCTTGGCGCGCTGGTAGGCGCCCTGATCACGCGCGGCCTGTCGCCTGATGCGTTGAAATCCTGGGGCTGGCGCGTGCCGTTCATCCTGGGTTTGATCATCGGGCCGATCGGTTTTTATATCCGCCGAAACCTCGCCGATTCGGAAGCGTTTCTGCTCGCGCAAAAAACCGCGCGGCGCGCGACGCTCGGCGAAGTCTTCAGAAGCCACAGCCGCGACGTGCTCTGCGGACTCGGCTCCGTGATCGCACTCACGGTGACGATCTACGTGTTGATCAGCTATCTGCCCACCTTCGCGGTCAATCAACTGAAACTGCCCTACGCACAGTCTTTTTCCGCGGTGATCGTCGGCAATCTGCTGTTGACGGTGCTCTCGCCGCTGACCGGCGCGTGGTCGGACCGCATTGGGCGCAAGGGCCTGTCGCTGTGGTCGCTGGTCATCACGCTTGTGATCATTTATCCGCTGTTCGCATGGCTCGCGGCGGAGCCGAGCGTATCGAAACTGATTCTCGTGCAGGCGCTGCTGTCGATTACGCTGTCCGGCTATTACGGGCCGTTCGGCGCGCTGATCGCGGAGCTGTTTCCGGCGAACGTGCGCTCGACCGGCTTATCGCTCGCCTACAACATCGCGGTGATGGTGTTCGGCGGCTTTGGGCCGTTCATCGTGACGTGGCTCATCAACACCACCGGCTCGCCGCTCGCACCGATTTACTACGTAATGGGCGGACTGGCGCTCTCGATCGTCGCGCTCGCCTGCATTCCGGGCAAGCGTCACGCCGATCTCGACGCGCAGCGCAAACCGGCCTGA
- a CDS encoding branched-chain amino acid ABC transporter substrate-binding protein, with protein MNIKIQKLLPISAAAMLFATLATSAAADTVVKIGHVAPLTGGIAHLGKDNENGARLAVEEINAKGLTIGGQKVTLQLDAQDDAADPRTATQVAQKLVDDKVVAVVGHLNSGTSIPASKIYSDAGIVQISPSATNPAYTQQGFKTTYRVVATDAQQGPALANYAAKGLKVKSVAIVDDSTAYGQGLANEFEKTAKSLGLNVMSHDATNDKAVDFRAILTKIKGENPDAIMYGGMDATGGPFAKQAKQLGLRAKVLAGDGVCTDKLSDLAGDATDNIVCSEAGMALEKMAGGSAFLAKYQKRFGQPIQIYAPFTYDAVYIIVDAMKRANSTDPAKILAAMPSTDYKGVIGETTFDSKGDLQHGVISLYNYKAGKKTLLDVVKM; from the coding sequence ATGAACATCAAGATTCAAAAGCTGTTGCCGATCAGCGCTGCCGCGATGCTGTTCGCTACGTTGGCAACTTCGGCTGCAGCCGACACGGTCGTCAAGATCGGTCACGTTGCACCGCTGACTGGCGGTATCGCTCACCTGGGTAAAGACAACGAAAACGGCGCGCGCCTGGCAGTTGAAGAAATCAACGCCAAGGGCCTGACGATCGGTGGCCAGAAGGTCACGCTGCAACTGGACGCACAGGACGACGCAGCCGACCCGCGCACGGCAACTCAAGTCGCGCAGAAGCTGGTCGACGACAAGGTCGTCGCAGTGGTTGGCCACTTGAACTCGGGCACGTCGATTCCGGCTTCGAAGATCTATAGCGATGCAGGCATCGTGCAGATCTCGCCGTCGGCAACGAACCCGGCCTACACGCAACAAGGTTTCAAGACGACGTACCGCGTCGTCGCGACCGATGCGCAACAAGGTCCGGCACTGGCTAACTACGCAGCGAAGGGTCTGAAAGTGAAGAGCGTCGCGATCGTCGACGACTCGACCGCTTACGGCCAGGGTCTGGCAAACGAATTCGAAAAGACCGCCAAGTCGCTGGGCCTGAACGTGATGTCGCATGACGCGACGAACGACAAGGCTGTCGACTTCCGCGCGATTCTGACGAAGATCAAGGGCGAAAACCCGGACGCGATCATGTACGGCGGTATGGACGCAACCGGCGGCCCGTTCGCCAAGCAAGCCAAGCAGCTCGGCCTGCGCGCGAAGGTGCTGGCAGGCGACGGCGTGTGTACCGACAAGCTGTCGGACCTGGCTGGCGACGCAACCGACAACATCGTCTGCTCGGAAGCCGGTATGGCGCTCGAGAAGATGGCTGGCGGCTCGGCGTTCCTCGCCAAGTATCAGAAGCGTTTCGGTCAGCCGATCCAGATCTACGCACCGTTCACGTATGACGCTGTGTACATCATCGTCGACGCTATGAAGCGTGCTAACTCGACCGATCCGGCGAAGATCCTGGCAGCAATGCCGAGCACCGACTACAAGGGTGTGATCGGTGAAACCACGTTCGACTCGAAGGGTGACCTTCAGCACGGCGTGATCTCGCTGTACAACTACAAGGCAGGCAAGAAGACGCTGCTCGACGTAGTGAAGATGTAA
- a CDS encoding cupin-like domain-containing protein: MTTVTRSFDDAWRRWIAENLLLDAPPSALHGVLVGHGFDAADATREIEAALASPYFHGATRLRNRLRKREWILSVYSELNRMRTASGLIERRERLSRDAFFEQYYSQNRPVIITGAFDFWPARSRWNWDYFRERCGDCEVEVQFGRESDANYEINQPMLKRMMRFADYVDLVEQSGPTNDFYMTANNTSHNRAALAALWSDVPPIDEYLDAVSPDTGFFWMGPAGTRTPFHHDLTNNFMAQVIGRKRIKLVPLSDTPHMANHLHCYSQVDGGAIDYDSFPSMRQAQLLECTLAPGELLFLPIGWWHYVEGLDASVTMTFTNFLRSNDFSRHYDTYHEL, encoded by the coding sequence GTGACTACCGTGACCCGCTCTTTCGACGACGCATGGCGCCGCTGGATTGCCGAGAATCTGCTGCTCGACGCACCGCCGTCCGCGCTGCATGGCGTGCTCGTCGGCCACGGTTTCGACGCGGCCGATGCCACACGAGAAATCGAAGCGGCACTTGCGAGTCCTTATTTTCATGGCGCGACGCGCTTGCGCAATCGTTTGCGCAAGCGCGAATGGATATTGTCGGTGTACAGCGAGCTGAATCGCATGCGCACGGCAAGCGGATTGATCGAGCGGCGCGAACGTTTATCGCGCGACGCGTTCTTTGAGCAGTACTACTCTCAGAACCGGCCGGTCATCATCACCGGCGCATTCGATTTCTGGCCCGCACGTTCGCGGTGGAATTGGGACTACTTCCGTGAGCGCTGCGGCGATTGCGAAGTGGAAGTGCAGTTCGGCCGCGAATCGGATGCGAATTACGAAATCAATCAGCCCATGCTCAAGCGCATGATGCGCTTTGCCGATTATGTCGATCTCGTCGAGCAGAGCGGGCCGACCAACGATTTCTATATGACCGCCAATAACACCTCGCACAATCGCGCGGCGCTTGCGGCGTTATGGTCCGATGTGCCGCCAATCGACGAGTATCTCGACGCCGTTTCGCCCGATACCGGCTTCTTCTGGATGGGACCGGCAGGAACCAGGACACCGTTTCACCATGATCTGACCAACAACTTCATGGCGCAGGTGATTGGCCGTAAGCGGATCAAACTCGTGCCGCTATCCGACACGCCGCATATGGCGAACCATCTGCATTGCTATTCGCAAGTGGACGGCGGCGCGATCGACTACGACAGTTTCCCGTCGATGCGGCAAGCGCAGTTGCTCGAATGCACGCTCGCGCCGGGCGAATTGCTGTTTCTGCCGATTGGCTGGTGGCATTACGTGGAAGGACTCGACGCGTCGGTGACGATGACGTTCACCAACTTTCTCCGGAGTAACGACTTCTCGCGTCACTACGATACGTATCACGAACTGTGA
- a CDS encoding amidase, whose protein sequence is MHSDYLAHDATGLAELIRKREASARELLDVAISRTEAVNPAINAIVLKDYDAARQRASRDDANRANGANTADSVSAQLALAGVPYLIKDLGAPVAGLRMAMGSRHYRHFIPAQDAPVVTLAKAAGLNIFAKTSTSELGQMPYTEPELFGACRNPWNLDHTPGGSSGGAAAAVAAGIVPLAHASDGGGSIRIPASCCGLFGLKPSRGRVPRATAAAAAGDLGVDHAVSRSVRDSALLLDLIAGNADRPLGAPGTFLSASREPCKPLNIAYVTDPMLAPTLSADARASLEDAAQLASSLGHNIEPVSLGIDFAAVRHAFLTLWSVTAEDLVLNAERISGRKPLRTEFEISTWAMAHVGRKLGERGLPAALEEQRRITERLADLMNRYDVILCATLASSPIKIGEMQPTVAERMQMRAVTAMPLEALMKKVLTEASNKAFTWAGCTELFNLSGQPAMSVPLYWNARGLPVGVQFAAREGGEATLLRLAAQLEIARPWFDRRPPLMPARS, encoded by the coding sequence GTGCATTCAGACTATCTCGCCCATGACGCCACCGGCCTCGCCGAACTGATACGCAAGCGCGAGGCGAGCGCGCGCGAGTTGCTCGACGTTGCGATCTCGCGCACTGAAGCCGTCAATCCCGCGATCAATGCGATTGTCCTGAAGGACTACGATGCAGCGCGTCAGCGTGCGTCCCGCGACGATGCAAACCGGGCGAACGGCGCAAACACTGCGGACAGCGTCAGCGCGCAATTAGCGCTGGCCGGCGTGCCCTATCTGATCAAGGATCTCGGCGCGCCGGTCGCCGGTCTGCGCATGGCGATGGGCAGCCGCCACTATCGCCATTTCATTCCTGCGCAAGACGCGCCCGTGGTCACGCTCGCGAAAGCCGCCGGCCTCAATATCTTCGCCAAGACCAGCACGTCCGAACTCGGCCAGATGCCTTATACGGAGCCCGAACTGTTCGGCGCGTGCCGCAATCCATGGAATCTCGACCATACGCCGGGCGGCTCCAGCGGTGGCGCGGCGGCTGCGGTTGCCGCCGGCATCGTGCCGCTCGCGCATGCTTCGGACGGCGGTGGCTCGATCCGCATTCCGGCGTCATGCTGCGGACTTTTCGGCCTCAAACCTTCTCGCGGACGCGTACCGCGCGCAACTGCGGCGGCGGCGGCCGGCGACCTCGGCGTCGATCATGCGGTGTCGCGCAGCGTGCGCGACAGTGCGTTGCTGCTCGATCTGATTGCGGGCAATGCCGACAGACCGCTCGGTGCGCCGGGCACGTTCCTGAGCGCGAGCCGCGAGCCGTGCAAGCCGCTGAACATTGCCTACGTCACGGACCCGATGCTGGCGCCCACCCTTTCCGCCGACGCGCGTGCCTCGCTCGAAGACGCCGCGCAACTCGCCAGTTCGCTCGGCCATAACATCGAACCGGTGTCGCTCGGCATCGACTTCGCGGCAGTTCGGCATGCATTCCTCACGCTCTGGTCCGTGACCGCGGAAGACCTCGTGCTGAATGCCGAGCGGATCAGCGGCCGCAAGCCTCTGCGCACCGAATTCGAAATTTCGACGTGGGCGATGGCGCACGTGGGCCGCAAACTCGGCGAACGCGGCCTGCCCGCCGCGCTCGAAGAACAGCGGCGCATCACCGAACGGCTCGCCGACCTGATGAATCGCTATGACGTGATTCTGTGCGCCACGCTGGCCTCGTCGCCGATCAAAATCGGCGAGATGCAGCCCACTGTTGCCGAACGCATGCAAATGCGCGCCGTCACTGCCATGCCGCTCGAAGCGCTAATGAAGAAGGTGCTGACGGAAGCATCGAACAAGGCATTCACCTGGGCGGGTTGCACGGAACTGTTCAATCTGAGTGGTCAGCCGGCGATGTCCGTACCGCTCTATTGGAATGCCCGCGGGCTGCCCGTCGGCGTGCAATTCGCCGCGCGCGAGGGCGGCGAGGCTACGCTGCTGCGTCTGGCCGCACAACTGGAAATCGCGCGGCCTTGGTTCGACAGGCGGCCGCCTTTGATGCCCGCACGCAGTTGA